The DNA region CTACGAGTCACTCAAGCGTCAGCATGGCTTCAGCTGGAACAAGATCTGGTGGAAGAAGTTTGTGCCCGAGATTGGCTGGTTGACCCTCATCAGCCTTCCTGTCGTCACACCTTTCAGACTGGGATACTACTCAGGCGCAGTGATCCAGCAGTCGCTGACGTCAATCACACAGAAGGGCTGGGTTCAGGCCTTGTCAGTCGGCTTGTTCACTATGGGTCTCACCATGGAAGTCTTGGCCGATTGGCAGTTGGACCGGTTCAAGATGGGCAAGGGAATTGGAATTGGCCCTGGCACCAGGAGCCGAGCGGGTAGTctggagaaagaaaatggAAATGGCGTCAAGTTTACCCAGCCAGGTTGGACTGTCGAGACAGGAGTGAATGGACGCAGAGTTTCCATCagcagagagagggagaacCGTGAAGAGAAGATTTGCAAggaaggggtttggggtATTGTGAGACATCCCAAGTAAGTGCCAACCCACTGTCACCACTACCTTCCCATACTGACTTGTTGGTGCTCACAGCTATCTCGGCGACGCCCTCGTCCACCTGTCGTTTCCACTCATGCTCTATGCGTCCGACCTCCTCACTCCGATCGCCATGCTTGGCCCTCTGGCGAACTACCTCTACCTTCGATGTGTCGGCGGCGACAAGACCGACGAGTACACGCGAACCAGACGATACTCATCTGAGGACGTCAGCAAGAAGATCGAGTTCGACCGCTACCGTCGAGAGCGAAACAGCTTCTGGCCGGACAAGGGCCAGATTCACAATAAGTGGACATGGATCGTGGTCGGCTGTGGCATGGCGGGCGCACTGATCGAGAGACTAATCATGGGTGTTGTTTGACTTCAGGCTTTGTGCCGGTCGTGGTGTTCAGGCGGTCTCGAGGCAACAATCTTCACTGCGAATTCGGGCAGCAGCATTTTCAGGCGTTGAGGCTTGGATTATTGGCGTACGGCATCTTTCATCATTCGCAACTATCCTCAttatcctccttctccggcGACCCCCTTTGACTTGGTTCTGTAGACCATCCTCGGGCCACCTCAAGCCTTGGTTACGTCCACCGTCCTGGTCGATCTCAACCGTTGGTCGGACTATGTCATTGCCAATGTTCCAGGCTGCTCTCTGGTtggcgaccaccacgacacTTTGCCTCGAGACCTACGGCAGCTCTTTCACCGACATTACCACTTCCATATCACCGTCGCTGTTGGCATCGTTACCGTGCAGCTGCTACAAAATTTGCCTTGTCATGTGTATCAAGTGCCTCTCTGTCGCCGCCACGTGCTCCTTCCTCCGCTAGGCAGAACCTGTACTACCTAGACCAACATTGTCCCAGAAGGTAGCCCCGACAGCTTGGCTAGGTCACGCCTGTTCACAAAGTCGATGGGACAAAACACGCTCAGCCCCAGCCCAAGCCATTCCAGCCATCGACTCTGTCGTGAACCCACACTGCCGTCTAGAATGGCACTTGCTACGACGACAAGGAGCCTCAGAAGGCACGGCACACTCAGCTCGTGCGTAGCAACCATGCCGTTTGCCATCAACAATCTCGAATCTCGCTGTCGGCAGTCAAGAAGTCAGAAGTCCAAGCTATGTTGATCGGCCTAGTCAATGTTTGGTGGACGGGTGGACTTCCAGGCTTGTCTGTCCGGCAGGCTTGTCCCCCCCAATCCTGTCCCCAGCCATATCCCATGTCAACGCCAATTTTGACAACCGTCACGGAAGGCGTTACTTCGAAGGTTAACCCGAGCCTTTGCGCTTTCTGTTAGACATTGCTGTCGCTTTCCGATGAGATTCAAGGCCTCGAGTGACCGGATCGGGCGATACTTGCTCAGTCGCTGTGGCCCTGAATATGTCAAACAGTAGCTGCCAGAAGGACTGCTGGCTGCTTGTGTCCAGTGTTTTTGCTTCCCAACCGAGCTTGTCGGTCGCGACCAAGTGCTGGAACACGACAGATGCGGCCAGATGAGACACAGAACCTGCTTCTtgcctccccttcacctcggCTTCGACAACTTTGGTTCTTCTATCTGCTCAAAGACAGCACATGGATAGTCATTACTTCGCCACCGCCAGGGTAGCACAATATTCTTTTGCAGCAGCGTATCGTACTACAGATTTACCGGCCTGCTTTCAAGTTCATACCTCGCTTCAGCACCCACGCAGCAATTACAGGGCACAGTCGAGCAACCACTGTTCGGGCTGACCGCACCAGCGCAGTGTCATTGCCATGAATGATTATCTGAATCCCTTCGCTTTCCATCTGTTGGTCTTTGCGAAGGGTCCCTCACAAACGGACGTGACCGCTGCCCAAACCGCCCTTCACCACTGGCGCCTGAGATATCCAAGAGCTGCAGCAATGCTCGCTCCTGTGGTATATATGTTACAGTGTCGGTACCACCACGGTGCCGACAACAGGATCATTTCGAAGGTCTTCATAGCCAGTACGCCCCGTTTGCTGACATTTTCtactcctctcctcttcttttaTTCGAGATGTATCCTTACCGACCCACTCATATCTACCGCTCCCAGGTGGTACAAGGTAAGCTAACGGCCCCATGGGCACCAACGTTCGACACGAGCTGAAGTTGGCCGTGGCTTGTCACCAGGGTAGCTAAGAGGATGagttgagatgagatgacCCTCATCTTATCTCACCCCACGGATCCAGGCCTTCGGCTCATCCCACTGTCTCGTCTTATAGAGGAGATAAAACCGTATTATCTCATCTAGCCACCCTGCTTATCACGGCCACATTTCCGTCGCGAAATCATGTTTCAGAACCACTGGAGTGCCGCGGGCGGCAGAGGGTCGCCGGCTTCATGCTATGGTATTGCGCGAGCTGCTCCCCCTCACGGACACAGCCGTCCGACTTTTGCTTTCGTGCCTGCCCGCGCCCAGAATCAACGGCGTGACGGGGGCCTTCAGTGGGCGGTAAAGCGACTCGTCACCCCCGCTGGCtcaacaccagccacaccccCTCGCCAGACCCGAGGATCTCGCCGGTACTATCCGacccatccaacccagcATCACCCCCCACACGTGAACAGTGGCGGTCATCCAGCTCGATCTTAACGGGCCAGGTCGTCGTCCCACCGGCTCTCGCATATCCGTGCCCAGCCGTGGCTTGTTGGGACGACAAGAGACGAAATGCTTGCAGGATGTCAACACCAAGGGCATCATGTGCCGTGGGGATAGGTAGTTTAAAGAGAAATGTAATgcgtggggggggggggcttgGTGTGAGGGGCGAGTTGGAATAGGGCAAGGACATGGCGTTCCGGTAATGTGATTTGGAGGGTAGGTGGTTGGGAGGATAGGTGTTTTGGgtatggtggaggtgttggtacGGTGAATGGGACAGTGTATGGTGTATTGTATGGGCATTGCATTGGGTTTGCATTATGGTCTTTCTATCCTCTGTATTACGTTCATTTTATCTCTTATTGTTTTTCATTTTACATCTTGTATTCCTTTTCACTTTTACCTGTTTTATTCTTACATGTATTTAGCACATTCTTTTCTCATTGCTACTGTATAAAGTAGGGTGTATTAATGTTGGGAACAAAGAGGACGGGGCTGGGCTCCAAAGGAGCATGGACAAACCaatggagaggggggggaagatcCCCAAGGAGCGTGGACGAACCAAGGGAGTTGGAACTGCTCACTTTTGTATTCACATTATTTCTGTTGCACGTTTTTTACCATAGAATGGACAGGATGGAAGAACACTATCTTTGGAACTTGGTCTGCTTGTTTGCATCAATGTCTAGGTGTGGCATGCCCTTGGCGAGTTGTCTTTTGTGACAGCGGTGTAAATCTCCGGGAGTCAACAATGACTGGTGTCTAGTAATGCCACTGGCATGAGTCTATTTGAGCTATCACATCCCCACTCAAGGTTGAGATTGGTTTGTATTCTGACTTGGTATCGAGGGAAAATGCAGCACTCCGGTTCCAGACAGCATTTTGGGAGTGGAATCACCGCAACAAAATCATCCACCGGAGTACCTTGGGCAAGGGGTGTTTATTTCTACCTCCTGAAAACCTAATCTCCAAACTGCGTGTGCTGTCAGAGCGTGAAGGACAAAAAGACAACATCTAGAGAACTGAACAAAACAGAAGTCTAGAATATGTAGCAAATGAAAATTGTAAAGAGTGGCTGAAGTTTGTGTTCCACCATACCTAGCTAcctccacccaacccaccacgCCTCCATTCAACGCCTCCCAGTTCGTGGCTTCACTGGCGTTTCTTCACAACGCCATGATCAAAGTCAAATTTCTGTATTACCTGTCAGCTACCATGAATGCTCAAACGAGTCAAGGAAGGATAATACTCACAACAAGCAGACTGATTCCGAATATCGAAAACAAACTGCTCCGCAGTCAACGAACCCCCACCCGCATTCTCCGGCTGCAGGCTCAAGTCCCCAAACACAGTAAAATTGACCAAGCTGTTCtgcgggttgggaggagtGAGCCGATAGCTAATGCTGTCCCGGAGAACGTAAGGCTCCGCTGAGCGGGCACCGGTCCACTGCCCGTTGGGGCTGACGTCGGTGATGGTCCCGATGGTGGGCTGGATGGCGTAGTCGCGCGCGGTGAAGAAGGCTGTTATGCCGTTGCTGGGGAGGTAGACCGTCCCGGTTGTCGTGCCGAGGGCGGTGCCGGCTGTGCACTGCCCCACCGGGAAGCTGActtggagggtggtggtgcaggacTCCTCGCGGGggccggaggggagggtgacgcCGTAGTTGGGGTAGGTGACTGTGGCGATTTGGTTGGCGTCGTCGtagaagatgaaggagccTTCGCAGCCTTGGCCGGTTTGGGTCGCGACGCGGGTGAAGACTGCGCGGGGTTGCTGGCGGGCTTCAATGATGGGGCCGGCGAGGGCAGTGGtcgcttggaggaggagggcggaggcggtggtgtaCTTCATTTTTGCGGTTGTAAAGGGATCCGGTCAGGAAGAAGActgttggaggtggttttgagcaggaggtgatgatgatgatgatgatgagtgtTGTCTGAGAAGGTGGGCTTTATACTTGTGTTGGCTGCTTGAATGTCGGTGAACATTCAAGCCGTTTCTGTATCTTCTGCTAGGCCTTAGTAAGGGCCGCTGGCTCGTGATGCCTTCGCGCCCTTCCATGTCGATGAACACCGGACATCTCGGCCTTGCATCATCAGCCTTACGCTGTGGCGAAAtgcttggtgctgttgggttCTATCCCACACCCGTACCGGGTAACATTGCTGCTAGGACGATATCCCAGTAACGTGGACCTGGGACTAAGGTAGCATGACTCGATGAACCATCGAAACAcggtgaggatgatgccaaACGCTTCTTTGGGTGTATCTCGGTGTGTGTCAAGGTATCTCGGCTAGGTCGTGATCTCGGTCCTGCGAAAACCCATGGCAACAAAAGCCTATAGACGTGGTCAGTTGCGTCTCACCAACTGCGGAGGAGGCGCAAAACAGGAACAATCTCGTCGTGATGGACGATGAATCGGGATTCGGCAAGCATCTGCGTACAATGCTCACTGACTAGTTGATTCTTCTAGGTCAAACAAGCGAGACCTTCCAATTGAAGAACATTTGCTTATGAAGCAAGGGACCTACTGACCTGGTACCCAATGGTGTGGTCAGAACTCGAAGCGCGTATTGAAGTCAGCGGGCGTTCTCTTGTGTAACACCAAAACATGTCTCGATGTTTGGGACTGAAAGAGGCGCATGCTGATGCCACAGGTCATTTGAGCCTCGGTCGGCTTTACCGGGTTCGGTGCGATTCTTGGTCCCAGCCTGAAGAACAGCCATTCGTTAGCTTAATTCCGAGCTTGATGATAGCCTCCATTTTAAGTTGAAACGCGCGGTCAATCGTGCACCCATACAGGTGATTAACTTGTATCGAGGCACATAGGAAGCACAAGACTGAATACAATATGCCTAGGCGAGTGACCAGTAATGACGCCAACGATCCGTGTTACATTTGATAGCAATAGTATATGTACCGCATATGCGGTGGGGTTCCAAACTGGTAGAGACAGCGAGGTCCATGGGATGACAGGGTCCGGTACATTCTGTTCGGCTTGCCGCGAGGATAGGCCAGTCCACTGCATGCTCGTCAGTCACTGGTCCACTGATTCGCCGTGCTGATCATTGTAGCCAGAATACATACCCGCTGATGCGCCGCCTCGTTGTAGCCCAGGGGAAATGCCATCATTCTGAGCGTGTGTGATCTGTGGTACCTCTTAGGGGGGATCAGTCAGGGCCCCATGGTCCAAAGTAGGGGTGATTTTCCATACCTACAGGTAGCCAGCCAGGAACaagtcctcctctccttgccttccatcatcccacccTCGATATCGAGTACCTTGCCAAAGCTCAGGCCAGCATGGTCCAAAGCGCCGGTTGATCCTGGTCTTCGTCACCCGGCGTCATCCCCTCAAGGCCGGTCCAATCCTCGTTGAAGAGGATATTGGTGAGAAAACAGCGTTTGTTGTAGAGAAACCAGGTACTCGCAGCAACAATCACCCACCACCTTGCCATGTCGGGGTCTGCAAGAAATCGGGTTTCGAAGATGGGCATTTTGTTGATGATTGGGCTGGCTATTGTCTGATCAGCGATTGGTAGAGAGAGCAAGGCCCGGGGAAACGCTTACAGCGGGCAAAAGGGGATGTgattcggtggtggtggtggtagtggtggtgatggtggtgatggtgatggtgatggtggttgacgGACGAGGAAGTGTGCTTCTAGAAAAGTCCAGGGGAAGgctggtggaaaagggggtgggtgccTGGTGCTGCGGCCTGTGTAAGAGACTTCGGGGGCCCGGGCCTGAGCACATCTTTTCCCCTCACTCTCAAGAGTTGGCAGGTGTACAGGAGGGTCCTGCCTGTTGGGAATCCGGTAGGGTAAAAGCCCGGTAGCCTTTCACCATATACCCACGCACAGGTATTACCTTTATGGATTTTTCATGATTCTGCAAAATCGTTTCTTGATCACTTGCTGGCCAACCCTCTAGCGTTCACCAGCGCCACCCTCCGTTTGTGCACGACATCGTTGTTTCGCTGGCAAGCCCTGGGAAGTGCTTGAACACGCTGCTGAAACCCCGCCAGTCTCGTTCGTGGACGCTGCGGGCGGTAGCCGGTCACAGCAAAACACAGCAACAAGGAACGTGCCATggccccatcatcatcggccaCCATATCGGCCGGTAACATATCATCACGCCAAACATTCAGAGCATAAAATCGCCTCCATGAGCTTGTTCTCCCCTAACTTGTTCTCCCCTCACTGGTCCACCACAGCGGGAATCTCCTCGGCCGATGGATCCCTTCCAGCCCCAAGCAGCCGACTCTAGCGAACGCAATGTCCGACAAAGACAAGATTGCACAGCTCCTTCGTGAGCtggaggaagccaaggcaCGAGAGGCGCAAGAGCGACGCGAGAAGGAGCGGCTTCAGCTGGAGCATCGAAAGACCACGTTCCTCGAATACCTGCGCAACTGCCACAGGCATCTCTACAACGCTCTACGACTTGCCGACACATCGAGGTCTTCTACGGGCTATACGAAAGTCGTGGGCAAGTACTACCCCAAGCGACTTCGTCCTTGGACCAACTTTGCCAACGTCCTCCACCCACGTTATTTCGATCTTGTGCAGAAGATCTGTGGTTAAAGGCAGCTCTTCCCACCAGCCAGCACGACTAAGTATCTTGGGACGGCCATCTCGGATCATCAAGCGGGCAACGAGAAAGCGATCGACCGTTTTGAGGTAGATGCAATCGAGCGCCCAGTGCAGGGGATCCTCAAGGTTCTTGCAACGCATGAGGAGGCGGGCAAAGCATATCGATGCCCCGAGTTTCGGTTCAGCGCTAACCTCCGCGAGCTCACACAAGAAAATGACGGGAGTAGCGTTGCAGATAACAACACTAGCGATGGGAGTTCGGAGCGACGCCAACAAGCCGGGCCGAATAAGCGCCTACGTCCAAGAGGAAATACATATGCTTGAACACACAGCCTGACGGAGTCGGCATACGGATGCAACCCGGCGGAGGCCAGACCCATGCCTTTATGTACGACTACAAGGCAGCCCATAAAGTCGCTAATCACAGAACGATCATTTGGAGAAGCAACTAGTCTCTCCAACACGGAACGCTTCACCGTCAGCTCATGGCAGCGTCTGTGGACCGGTACCTCACCAAAATCCGGGCTGAACCCCCTACCATCATCGTCAGTGACCGGATAGAAGGCGAAGGTGAAACTATTCGCTTACAGTGGATCAATGTGCTTAGAGAAGCCGACTACATCGCCAAGATGGCGGTGTTTTTCCGACTATACAAAATGGTGCGTCTTCGCCTTATGTCCACTTACCTATCAACTTTACAAATAGCACGAGCATCCACTAACCCCATCGTTCAGATCATTGAAAACGCAATCCACACAGCCGGAGAGAACAACGCCAACGAGCTCCGAGGCTTCTTGTTCCTCATGGGCCTGTCCGTTGCGCACGAGCTGATCCACACCTTTGTCGGGTTCCTCACTGGAGATGGCGGGCGAGACACGCCCGACAGCATTCGCTAACCTCTCGGCCCAGTCCGGCAGGAAGGAGAGTCAGTGAACTTCTGAGGAGGAAAGTTGCTTCGCTGCAGGATCCAGGCCTACTTCAACCCGAGAAACCCGCGCGGTACCCGCCAGGTTGGTGACATGGTTGGGGTCTTCACGACGCAGAATACAGGTCGCGCCGTGAGCGAGGCTTGGATGCATGACTGCTTAGGACTGAGTGAGtttccctccaccccctttaCTCCTCATCCTGATACtaatcatcatcttcagACTGGAAAGACTTTACTTTTCCCGTCGATCTGGCCGGACCGTCGCAAAACTGCACCAATCGCACACAGATGGAGGGCACCGCACAGAGAAAGACATGGAAGGACAGACTTCAATATCGCGGTGACTATACGCCCCACATGCCAGAGATAAACCACATGCCGCTGCATAGGATCAGCTCCTCTGCTCTTCGTGACATTATGCGAACTGTTGCAAACACGGCTTACATCAAAGTCCGGGCATGAGCGCCGCGCACGAcatgggtaggtaggtaaagGTGGATTATTCTTTGGCTTGGTCTTTTTGGGTACCTGGAGTTTGGAGTTTGCGGGTTTGATCGAGATAGATTGTATTCTGAAATAGTAGGTAATTCAAGTTGAAATAGCACCGAACTGCTTCTGCCCCTTGGTAACTCAAAAGGTCAGCAACGTCTGAATTCCAAGGTAACAGGGACGAGAGACCTTTGCGGAGCCCCTTTATTTATCTTACCAGCGCCCCACTCCATACCTATTTACTTACCCTGCCTATAAGAGACCTTAAAGGAAAATCAATAAGCCTATAAATTATCCGCTAAGGCCTttaaactatcttttaaaGGCTTTGAACTATTTTCAAGGGCCTTTTAATTGTTTTTTAGGTGTCATTACATCTTTTTAGCGCATAACAATTGTTCTTCGAAATATAGTTAAATTCATTATGAAGGGGGCGTTGGTTGGATAAAAAATAGAGGGCTCAGTAAAGGTTCTCTGATAGATACACCTAACCACATCCATATCCCCCTTCATCGTAAATATTATCCCCTCCACTATAATACTTAAGGaccatccatcaacccaacAATAAATATCTTAACGCTATTAAAGAGATCCGAACACCATCACGGTAATAACTAACCAgacccaacccccaaatcaTTACTCTTCCCAGAACCACCATCCGTATCAAACCTCGCCTCGTCCATATTTCGCACAAACATCACAAACCACCTCACAGTATGGACATGATTCAACACACTGACTCTTTCATCCACAGTATGAATCTTTCCCAGTCCCACCTCGTCATCAGCGTCGTAGCCGGGCGCAAATCGAAAGATGTGCCTCGTCAAGTTCCAATAAAACCTCGTGTCGGTGTTGCCTGTCATGATCCCAGGGGTAACAATGACGTTCTTGCCGTAGACGGCACGAACCGTGCCGGCTAGTGTTGTGAAAGGGCTGTTTATTGAGCCGTCTgctggggtgatgggggctACCTCCAGTTTGTTCACCGCTGACGAGAGGTGGATCGAATTGGGCTCCTCTTGCGAGTCATCAAAGGCGTGAAGGGTGAGGTTGTATTTCTTTGCGATCTCGTCACCGATAGAGGTGAGACGGTCCGTAACAATCTTTGTGGTCTCGCCGATATTGATACGGTGGTTGACTGTTACCGTAGCGCGCTCGGGCAGAGCGTTGGTTTTAATACCGCCCGAGATGACGTCCACTGCTTGGGAGGTTTGCATTAGGTACTTGATTGCTGGGCCTTGCTTGGCGGCTTCGAGCGCGAGACGGTCGGGCTTGTTCCTACAGGTAAGGAAAAAGGAAGGCTTTTTGAATGCGTTGTCCGCCAGGAGCTTCTTGAGTTTCTTTGGGAAGTTATCCGAGTAGCCGGCGCCGCACTGCAGCTGCGAGTAATAGGGATTCTCCTCAACTAGGCGTGTTGGGTACTGTTCGGACTcgatcttggtgatgagctcGCTGAGAACGCCGATGCTCGTGTGGTCGGAAGGGATGGAGGAGTGGCCACCTGGCATTCGGACGGTGATTTTGACGTCGACGTAGCCTTTCTCGGCTGTTCCGGGCTTCGCAAAGAGGGTGCCCCATGTCTCTTCGAAGCCGGCGCCTTCGTCGACAATGACAGCGACACCATCCTTGCCGTATCTCTCCTGAAGGAAGGCAGAAAGGGCCGATGCTCCTCGTCTCCCGGATACCTCTTCGTCAAAGCCAAAGGACAGGATAATCGTGCGTTTGGGTTGAAAATTGGCTTCTAAAAGGAGTTGAAGGGTTTCCAGCAACGCGATGAGGGTGTTCTTGCAGTCAGCAGCCCCACGGCCCCAGACGTATTTGCCATCATAGGCACCGCTCCTACAAAATGTTAGCAATTGGATTGATGTTTTCCCTTGGCCGAGCCTACCAGGGCGGGTGGGTCCATGATCCGATCGTCTCTGGTGGCACGGGTACGGTATCCTGATGGGCCATCAAAAGCGTGGGTTTCAGGCTATCGTCACTGCCCTTCCATGTATACAGCAAACCATGAGTGTTGACCTTTTCAACCTGCAGTTTCTCGTGGATCAATGGGAAGGTCAGGGCCAGATAGCCATGAAACTTGAAGAACACTTCCCATCTTGGATCCCGACCAACTTCACCCATGTCATCAAAAGATTCTGTCTTTATCTGGATAGCGCGGGAAAGACGGTCAACGCTGGCGTTCCTGAACGCGTCGCCCTCGATGATGTCAACGAGCTTGTCGAGGTCTTCGTTTTTGGCAGGGAAGTGCGGTTCTGGTTGGGTGCATTGATCTTTGAAATCGGGCTCACGGAGGAAAACAAATAGGAGTGGGCGGTCCACCAGAATTGAAAGACCGCACAAGGCCAGGACGAAACCCCAGAGAATATACCAACACGAAGTCTCCCTGGTGGCGATGCGCATTCTATTTTGGCGCGCgtgtgttggagggggagacagATGCTGTCTGTCGGCCATGGCTTCGCGCGTCTTCGCAGACGCTGTCTCCAGCTTTTCGTACATGTTGTCTGCCAtttttgttgctgatgacggcgatggcgatgaatGGATGGAGGAACAACGATGATGTGTGGCGGGTGAGATGACGCTCGAGACGCTGTGGGGCCCCTGAATCGCCGCTGAGCGGGGATAGTGAATCAATTGCCGAACTATTTGTCGTCAATGAAACGTTGCTGTCCAATCATATCACTCAATTTCATGCTACGAGGTGGGCGAAGGGATAACAAACAGCAACGAGTAGCCATTAACGTGAGATGTTTTGTAGGTAGATTTGTAATCAGCTATCATTTGCCTAGAGAAAGGATTTACCTGAGGCATGATATCGCAAGCTGTGAAGCTTTATACCAAGAAATATGTTTATAAGCTCTTGCTTCTGAAAGTTATGAAATATCATGTATAGGATTTGGCATGGCTTCATGATATGACCTCGGCACGGCATTATTTCAACATTTACAAATCGAGAACTCATGAAGCGAGGGGGCTCAAGTGTGATAACCAGACTGCCAGTCCCTGAGAGCTTGTTCACTCTTAtgaccatcaaccacctcctaGCAATCCGAGTGAGCAATAAGCAGGACCTGCCTAGTCTAACCACGGTGCCGGAGCTCATGCTTGCCCCTTGAGCGGGCTTCGCACAGTCTGAAGACTAAATGGGCTTGACCACTGGCAAGTAGAGAGCACTCGCCGAGAGCCGAGCCGAGAGCAAGCTTGATGACCCGGACGTGCACCTGCCTTTCTTGCAAGCCCTAGGTACGTACCTACTAGGGTAGGAAAGAAGGTCAGTCACCGATTACACTAGGGCATTCCATTGCTTTCCCCACAAAACTGCAACCACCCCTCGCACCCTTTCCCTCGCACCTTTGTCCCACTCAACCTActcgtcttcctctctctcctcttccacatcaacaacgcaACATGCCACAAGCCTCAAGTTCTTGATCCGGGCACTCTCTCAGCATCCGTCGTTCGTGGACCTGCTATTTGCAGTGCCGAGGTGAGACATTCCTGTACTATCTCCTCGACGGAAAGGAAGATGCTGACGACTAGCCTGTCTCCAGACCACGACAGACAATGATTTGCCCCTCGTGTTTCCAAGAGATCATCATTCAAAAGAGCGACATCAACCAGATCATGCCGCGGATGGAGAAACAAGCATTTTCCCGGCCATCGTTGCATTGCTGAACCCATCGCAACTCACAATGTCCTCCGGTGCTTGACGCACACCCTCGAGATGTGGACGCCTCGGAGCAGCGGGATCGACCTCCATCGCCTGGAGGCCAGGACGGGGCTGATCAAAGAGTCCCAGCCAAAGTTGTGGGTCCCTCGGTACACTAATCAGGTCCGAGGTggtgtgggaaggggaagccAGCTTGCCTCGTGGAAGTGGCGTGTACATGTACAAGAGGAGGACAGGATGATTTTGGGGGTATTGTGTTAGAAAGTAGGAGCATCATGTATAATCGACTACCATCATTCACTTGGCCCTCTGGATCCTTCCACTACCTTTCGTGATGTTTTGGATTGCTTGTTCTTTGTTGGAACCTAGGTAATCGCCGAGTAGTGCCTAGAAAACAAGCAGcaccccacccctccaaagGCAGCCACACCACGTGATCGACTCAGGGGCCATTCATTTCCACGAACGCGCTATTCTGTTCCTCATCTCAActtcacatcaccaaccatccATTCACCCACCATGAAGTCGCTTTTCCCATCCCGCCGCAAGCCGCCAGTTCAGATTCCCACTGATACCCAAGACCTTTTTGCTCATCTCCCGACCgaactcatcatcctcgtcctcgaacaactcaacacctccagcgACATCATCTCGGCCCTCCACGTCTGTCGCAACTGGCGTGACATTCTCCTCTCTCCAGAGATATGGCCCTCCATCGCCGACCGCCTGGCGCCAggcctcaccacccacatcCGCGAGAGAAATTGTTCAGTCAACCTCCATGCCCAGGCCAAGGTATTCCAGTCCGCGTtgaacctccaccacctctaccAGTCCGGGCTCTTTTCCCACGCTCGACACCACGTCGTGCGTGTAAATGATGGTTCTTTTACTCTTTCAAAGCAGGTCTCGGTCGAGTCGGGGGGTGTGCACTCCCTTGCTGAGGTCCCCGGTCTTGATCCGTTGTCGGAAGAGCTGCATGTAACTCACGTGAGACTTTACAGCCATGGGAGGATTGCCTGGTGGCCTGAGGC from Podospora pseudocomata strain CBS 415.72m chromosome 3, whole genome shotgun sequence includes:
- a CDS encoding hypothetical protein (EggNog:ENOG503PYAC), whose protein sequence is MKYTTASALLLQATTALAGPIIEARQQPRAVFTRVATQTGQGCEGSFIFYDDANQIATVTYPNYGVTLPSGPREESCTTTLQVSFPVGQCTAGTALGTTTGTVYLPSNGITAFFTARDYAIQPTIGTITDVSPNGQWTGARSAEPYVLRDSISYRLTPPNPQNSLVNFTVFGDLSLQPENAGGGSLTAEQFVFDIRNQSACKFDFDHGVVKKRQ
- a CDS encoding hypothetical protein (EggNog:ENOG503PWW4), translating into MAASVDRYLTKIRAEPPTIIVSDRIEGEGETIRLQWINVLREADYIAKMAVFFRLYKMIIENAIHTAGENNANELRGFLFLMGLSVAHELIHTFVGPAGRRAYFNPRNPRGTRQVGDMVGVFTTQNTGRAVSEAWMHDCLGLNWKDFTFPVDLAGPSQNCTNRTQMEGTAQRKTWKDRLQYRGDYTPHMPEINHMPLHRISSSALRDIMRTVANTAYIKVRA
- a CDS encoding hypothetical protein (MEROPS:MER0001269; COG:E; EggNog:ENOG503NU4A), whose amino-acid sequence is MADNMYEKLETASAKTREAMADRQHLSPPPTHARQNRMRIATRETSCWYILWGFVLALCGLSILVDRPLLFVFLREPDFKDQCTQPEPHFPAKNEDLDKLVDIIEGDAFRNASVDRLSRAIQIKTESFDDMGEVGRDPRWEVFFKFHGYLALTFPLIHEKLQVEKVNTHGLLYTWKGSDDSLKPTLLMAHQDTVPVPPETIGSWTHPPWSGAYDGKYVWGRGAADCKNTLIALLETLQLLLEANFQPKRTIILSFGFDEEVSGRRGASALSAFLQERYGKDGVAVIVDEGAGFEETWGTLFAKPGTAEKGYVDVKITVRMPGGHSSIPSDHTSIGVLSELITKIESEQYPTRLVEENPYYSQLQCGAGYSDNFPKKLKKLLADNAFKKPSFFLTCRNKPDRLALEAAKQGPAIKYLMQTSQAVDVISGGIKTNALPERATVTVNHRINIGETTKIVTDRLTSIGDEIAKKYNLTLHAFDDSQEEPNSIHLSSAVNKLEVAPITPADGSINSPFTTLAGTVRAVYGKNVIVTPGIMTGNTDTRFYWNLTRHIFRFAPGYDADDEVGLGKIHTVDERVSVLNHVHTVRWFVMFVRNMDEARFDTDGGSGKSNDLGVGSG